One Halarcobacter ebronensis genomic window carries:
- a CDS encoding RrF2 family transcriptional regulator translates to MPLISTKGVYGLTAMYELSKHNSDTPLQIKEISSNANIPQNYLEQLLSKLRHASLVKSIRGAKGGYILAKEPKDILVKDILIALEGDLKIIDNKTDNPILNMFFSEAKSDTQKIFEITLSQLDEYQDRYNEVLHYSI, encoded by the coding sequence ATGCCACTTATATCGACTAAAGGAGTATATGGTTTAACTGCCATGTATGAGTTAAGTAAGCATAATAGTGATACCCCTTTACAAATAAAGGAGATCTCTTCAAATGCAAACATTCCACAAAACTACCTGGAGCAACTTTTAAGTAAACTAAGACATGCTTCTTTAGTTAAAAGTATAAGAGGGGCAAAAGGTGGATATATTTTGGCAAAAGAGCCAAAAGATATTTTAGTAAAGGATATTTTAATCGCTTTAGAGGGTGATTTAAAAATTATAGATAATAAGACAGATAATCCTATACTAAATATGTTTTTTTCAGAAGCGAAAAGTGATACTCAAAAAATCTTTGAGATAACTCTAAGTCAGTTGGATGAGTATCAAGATAGATACAACGAAGTGTTACACTACAGTATATAA
- a CDS encoding TPM domain-containing protein — MLTKKEKKQISQKIKKVEDRSSAELVAVIARSSSSYLFYIITFSLFIAIIATIIAMPFNPNAIKLFQIEFLSFFASFFLLSRFKTPILYLLPKEYKYKIASKKAHEEFIKLGLDRTETKEAIMFFVSVEEKFVQIITDKNIKEKIEDNYWQNIVDEFILDVKNRDFSKGYMKAIDSCSKLLIKEFPIQKDDKNELSNEVIEL; from the coding sequence ATGTTAACTAAAAAAGAAAAAAAACAGATCTCACAAAAGATAAAAAAAGTTGAAGATAGAAGTTCTGCCGAGTTAGTTGCAGTTATAGCTAGAAGTAGTTCATCATATCTATTTTATATAATTACTTTTTCTCTTTTTATTGCAATTATTGCAACTATTATTGCTATGCCTTTCAATCCAAATGCAATAAAACTTTTTCAAATAGAGTTTTTATCATTTTTTGCAAGCTTTTTTCTATTAAGTAGATTTAAAACACCTATTTTATACCTTCTTCCAAAAGAGTATAAATATAAAATAGCATCAAAAAAAGCCCATGAAGAGTTTATAAAATTAGGACTTGACAGAACGGAAACAAAAGAAGCTATTATGTTTTTTGTCTCAGTTGAAGAAAAGTTTGTGCAAATAATTACAGATAAAAATATTAAAGAAAAGATAGAAGATAACTATTGGCAAAATATAGTTGATGAGTTCATTCTTGATGTGAAAAACAGAGATTTTTCAAAGGGTTATATGAAAGCTATAGACTCTTGTAGTAAACTTTTAATAAAAGAGTTTCCTATACAAAAAGATGATAAAAATGAATTAAGCAATGAAGTAATTGAGTTGTAG
- a CDS encoding multidrug effflux MFS transporter, with protein MKKAINHIYLIILLSILSSVAPIATDTYIPSIPVIATDFNVSIEKIELTLSIFLIGFSIGQIFGGPLSDRIGRRKSSIYGLLGFALFSFMMIYSTTVYELWIFRFIEAFFGGIVVVNAMAVVRDKFHGTEAAKVFSLIGTIRSIAPLIAPAIGSFIIHFFSWHAVFLYLTFYALFTAFLIYKDLDESYTYVKQSVYHSYKMVLTHKKAMKAMLTLALGFSGFFIFIAKSSFIFIEHYNVSTDLFPLFFGFNFIILIAMIKMNIQFLKKYKPIDLVKYSIIMQIIAGILWMINYKEPSLIETMAVMALYMSMMAFVFGNCMALALEHFPKNAGVASGVVGVLQFGLGAVISSMALMFHSESFLPIGVSVTLISVVSYLIIRTYR; from the coding sequence ATGAAAAAAGCTATCAATCATATCTATTTGATAATTTTATTATCAATTCTCTCATCTGTTGCACCAATTGCAACTGATACTTATATCCCTTCAATTCCTGTTATTGCAACAGATTTTAATGTAAGCATTGAGAAAATTGAGTTAACTTTGTCTATCTTTTTGATAGGTTTTTCAATTGGTCAAATCTTTGGTGGACCCCTTTCAGATAGAATAGGAAGAAGAAAGAGTTCTATTTATGGACTTTTAGGTTTTGCTCTTTTTAGTTTTATGATGATTTATAGTACAACAGTTTATGAACTTTGGATTTTTAGATTTATTGAGGCCTTTTTTGGTGGAATTGTTGTTGTTAATGCAATGGCAGTTGTTAGGGATAAATTTCATGGAACAGAGGCTGCAAAAGTCTTTTCTCTAATTGGTACTATAAGAAGTATAGCTCCACTTATTGCTCCTGCTATTGGTTCATTTATTATTCACTTTTTCTCTTGGCATGCTGTATTTTTATATTTAACTTTTTATGCACTATTTACAGCATTTTTAATATATAAAGATTTAGATGAGAGTTATACCTATGTAAAACAGAGTGTTTACCACTCTTATAAAATGGTACTTACTCACAAAAAAGCAATGAAAGCAATGCTTACCTTAGCTTTAGGTTTTTCAGGCTTTTTTATCTTTATTGCCAAATCATCATTTATCTTTATTGAGCACTATAATGTCTCAACAGATCTCTTTCCACTTTTTTTTGGTTTTAATTTCATAATACTAATTGCAATGATAAAAATGAATATTCAGTTTCTTAAAAAATATAAACCAATTGATTTGGTAAAATATAGTATTATTATGCAAATTATTGCAGGTATTTTATGGATGATAAACTATAAAGAGCCCTCATTAATAGAGACCATGGCTGTGATGGCACTTTATATGAGTATGATGGCTTTTGTTTTTGGTAACTGCATGGCTCTTGCCCTTGAACACTTTCCAAAAAATGCGGGAGTGGCTTCTGGCGTTGTTGGAGTATTGCAGTTTGGTTTAGGTGCTGTTATTTCATCAATGGCACTTATGTTTCATAGTGAATCGTTTTTACCAATTGGAGTAAGTGTGACACTTATTTCAGTTGTTTCATATTTGATTATTAGAACTTATAGATAG
- a CDS encoding rhodanese-like domain-containing protein, protein MKLKTVGLGILFTASVLFANEFVNYEALSKKLKEQMKKEGNYATIEEVKNALESKDWIVADVRTMEEWAAAHIKGSVRIGRQAPEKGLELFALDDEGKFIKQNLIIICNSAARASIEAQTLKMMGFKTVKVFDLYSWIDKCNPVVTKYTVKKDKAGTGLSFGNFYAEHCKK, encoded by the coding sequence ATGAAATTGAAAACAGTAGGACTAGGGATCTTATTTACTGCAAGTGTACTTTTTGCAAATGAGTTTGTAAATTATGAAGCACTTTCAAAGAAGCTAAAAGAGCAAATGAAAAAAGAGGGTAACTATGCAACAATTGAGGAGGTAAAAAATGCATTAGAATCAAAAGATTGGATTGTTGCAGATGTAAGAACAATGGAGGAGTGGGCAGCTGCTCATATTAAAGGTAGTGTTAGAATAGGAAGACAAGCACCAGAAAAAGGTCTTGAACTTTTTGCTTTAGATGATGAAGGAAAGTTTATTAAACAAAATCTTATTATCATCTGTAATTCAGCAGCAAGAGCGTCAATAGAGGCACAAACACTAAAAATGATGGGATTTAAAACCGTAAAAGTTTTTGATTTGTACTCTTGGATTGATAAGTGTAATCCAGTAGTTACTAAATATACTGTTAAAAAAGATAAGGCTGGAACAGGCTTATCTTTTGGTAACTTCTACGCAGAACACTGTAAAAAATAG
- the dksA gene encoding RNA polymerase-binding protein DksA: protein MARELNQKHIDEIYELLLDSKRKIENTLNTISREHDGLSDMDLSDDGDFAAASRDYDNDIHIKVQQQEELSLINHAISKIEKGVYTGLCEMCDSEIGMKRLRVKPYAKYCIDCRNYIDGNKK, encoded by the coding sequence ATGGCAAGAGAGTTAAATCAAAAACATATTGATGAGATATATGAACTTTTACTAGATAGTAAAAGAAAAATAGAGAATACTCTAAATACGATCTCAAGGGAACATGATGGTTTAAGTGATATGGACTTAAGTGATGATGGTGATTTTGCAGCGGCAAGTAGAGACTATGACAATGATATTCATATAAAAGTTCAGCAACAAGAGGAGCTGTCTCTTATAAATCATGCAATTTCAAAAATAGAAAAAGGTGTTTATACAGGTCTTTGTGAGATGTGTGACTCAGAAATTGGTATGAAAAGATTAAGAGTAAAACCTTATGCAAAATATTGTATTGATTGCAGAAACTATATAGATGGAAATAAAAAGTAG
- the nhaD gene encoding sodium:proton antiporter NhaD, whose protein sequence is MFKSLFFLAFGSLSACFANEFENPDLTTTWVGIATLIIFVVGYFIIANEEKYHIDKSVPALFIGIFTFLLIAVYYAMNNIDIHLVHDEAERVILEIAEIFFFLFVAMTYIESLIHMGVFDRLKYNLISKGYTYRKLFWATGFLAFFISPIADNLTTALILSTVLITIDKSKKEFLVPGAINIVVAANAGGAWSPFGDITTLMAWTSGKGHFIDFIYLFPASILGYFVTAFLLSKVVPTTKPDFHADTEKPEMKEGAKAVIFLGIITIVTAVLSHQVLDFPAMWGMMFGLVLLKVHSFKLSKKFGKDHFNVFESMSKIENNTLLFFFGILAAVGALYFVGWLTLASVVYHPDYLGPTLSNIAVGFLSAIVDNVPVMSAILKANPDMDLSNWMLVTLTAGIGGSLISFGSAAGVGVMGKLKGIYTFNTHMKYAWTILLGYFVSIAVWYFQFEMLGFN, encoded by the coding sequence ATGTTTAAGTCTTTGTTTTTTTTGGCATTTGGGAGCTTGAGTGCCTGTTTTGCCAACGAATTTGAGAATCCAGATTTAACTACAACCTGGGTAGGAATTGCTACATTAATCATTTTTGTAGTAGGTTATTTCATAATTGCAAATGAGGAAAAATATCATATAGATAAATCTGTTCCAGCTTTGTTTATTGGAATTTTTACTTTTCTATTAATTGCAGTATATTATGCAATGAATAATATTGATATACATTTAGTTCATGATGAAGCAGAGAGAGTTATCTTAGAGATTGCAGAGATTTTCTTTTTCCTTTTTGTTGCCATGACCTATATTGAATCGCTTATTCATATGGGTGTTTTTGATAGATTGAAATATAATCTTATTTCAAAAGGTTATACCTATAGAAAACTTTTTTGGGCAACGGGATTTTTGGCGTTTTTCATTTCGCCAATTGCTGATAACTTAACAACAGCTCTTATTTTGTCAACTGTATTAATTACAATTGATAAATCTAAAAAAGAGTTTTTAGTTCCAGGAGCTATTAATATTGTTGTTGCTGCAAATGCAGGTGGGGCTTGGTCACCCTTTGGAGATATTACAACTTTAATGGCATGGACATCAGGAAAAGGGCATTTTATTGATTTTATATATCTTTTCCCTGCATCTATTTTAGGTTACTTTGTAACTGCATTTTTATTATCTAAAGTTGTTCCAACTACAAAACCGGATTTTCATGCTGATACTGAAAAACCTGAGATGAAAGAGGGAGCAAAAGCTGTAATTTTCTTAGGTATTATTACTATTGTAACAGCAGTTCTTTCTCATCAAGTTTTAGATTTCCCTGCTATGTGGGGGATGATGTTTGGGCTTGTTTTATTAAAAGTTCACTCATTTAAACTTAGTAAAAAATTTGGTAAAGACCACTTCAATGTATTTGAATCGATGTCAAAAATAGAGAACAATACTCTTCTTTTCTTCTTTGGTATTTTAGCAGCGGTTGGAGCATTGTATTTTGTTGGTTGGCTAACTTTAGCTTCTGTTGTTTATCATCCCGATTATTTAGGTCCAACATTATCAAATATTGCTGTTGGATTTTTATCTGCTATTGTTGACAACGTTCCTGTAATGTCTGCAATACTTAAAGCAAATCCTGATATGGATCTTTCAAACTGGATGCTTGTAACATTAACAGCTGGTATTGGAGGTTCTTTAATCTCTTTTGGTAGTGCGGCTGGTGTTGGAGTTATGGGAAAACTAAAAGGTATTTATACTTTTAATACTCATATGAAATATGCTTGGACAATTTTGCTTGGATATTTTGTCTCAATTGCAGTTTGGTATTTCCAATTTGAGATGTTAGGTTTTAATTAA
- a CDS encoding CNNM domain-containing protein: protein MLMLLFFLIAVGISFLCSILEAVLLSITASYIELTKESNMKLGLLMESQKKNIDFSIAAILTLNTFAHTLGAAGVGAEAALMFGEEYMFYISAVLTILILVFSEIIPKTIGAFYWKNLANFSTRVIKFLIIITYPLLIILNRITIFIAPKRTKSITKEEIIATANIAEEEGLLREKESLIIENLFQLRETKVSDILTPRSVMFAIKEEELLKGLRGEIHLDMEKFKEYSRVPVYGDNIDDIKGLVISKELFYEMIENKFEDKSKIIKNVSVVNENIPISKLLDMFLAKKEHLFVVSDNYGQTEGVVTLEDAVETLLGMEIVDELDSNVDMREVAKAKTLEHRMRKLGV from the coding sequence ATGTTAATGCTTCTATTTTTTTTAATAGCTGTTGGTATCTCTTTTTTATGCTCAATTTTAGAAGCTGTATTGTTATCAATCACAGCTTCATATATAGAGTTAACAAAAGAGAGTAATATGAAATTGGGACTTTTAATGGAGTCTCAAAAGAAAAACATTGACTTTTCAATTGCAGCTATATTGACTTTAAATACTTTTGCTCATACTTTGGGAGCTGCAGGTGTTGGTGCAGAAGCAGCTTTGATGTTTGGCGAAGAGTATATGTTTTATATCTCAGCAGTTTTAACTATTTTGATTCTTGTTTTTTCTGAGATTATTCCAAAAACAATTGGTGCTTTTTATTGGAAAAATTTAGCAAATTTCTCAACTAGAGTTATTAAATTTTTAATAATAATAACCTATCCTCTTCTAATTATTTTAAATAGGATTACTATTTTTATTGCTCCTAAAAGAACTAAAAGTATTACAAAAGAGGAGATAATAGCAACTGCAAATATAGCTGAAGAAGAGGGACTTCTAAGAGAAAAAGAGAGTTTGATAATAGAAAATCTTTTTCAACTTCGTGAAACAAAGGTGAGTGATATTCTAACTCCAAGAAGTGTAATGTTTGCCATAAAAGAAGAGGAACTCTTAAAAGGTTTAAGAGGAGAGATTCATCTTGATATGGAGAAGTTCAAAGAGTATTCAAGGGTTCCTGTATATGGAGACAATATTGATGATATAAAAGGTTTGGTTATCTCAAAAGAGCTTTTTTATGAGATGATAGAGAATAAGTTTGAAGATAAAAGTAAAATCATAAAAAATGTTAGTGTTGTAAATGAGAATATTCCTATTTCAAAACTTCTTGATATGTTTTTAGCCAAGAAAGAGCACCTTTTTGTAGTCTCTGATAACTACGGACAAACTGAAGGAGTAGTTACTTTAGAAGATGCTGTTGAGACTCTCCTTGGAATGGAAATTGTTGATGAACTTGATTCAAATGTAGATATGCGAGAGGTTGCCAAAGCAAAAACTTTGGAACACAGAATGAGAAAACTTGGGGTGTAA
- a CDS encoding NAD(P)/FAD-dependent oxidoreductase, which produces MKIAIIGAGAAGIMAALTAKKENKNLEIELFDINDAIGKKILASGNGRCNISNEKCQVSNYIGENPNFVEYALKQFDFNSFKKFCKTIGLYLDIKEEGKVYPLSNEAKSVTTLLQSELNSLGIKLILETKIIAIKKENGKFIVVSEDKEFKDYDKVLISSGLAAAPQLNATEDGVDIASSFGHSFNPTYPSLVGLHTNFEYNSRLQGVKKEANVTLFIDGQKEQEITGDVLFTKYGLSGFAILDISQYAVPPLLFYQDVQVSINLFPNYSRNEVLGMLESLFNSSKDKEAVELLVGIVSNKLAPIIFDICKIEKNLKANEINAKQIRAIVNTLTNNRFKVTDTQGFKHAEASGGGIRTDEVDNKTYESKKCEGLYFAGEVLDIVGNRGGYNLQFAWASGFLAGKSLAKGK; this is translated from the coding sequence ATGAAAATAGCAATTATTGGAGCTGGAGCTGCTGGAATCATGGCAGCACTTACAGCTAAAAAAGAGAACAAAAATTTAGAGATTGAGCTTTTTGATATAAATGATGCAATAGGTAAAAAGATACTTGCAAGTGGAAATGGAAGATGCAATATCTCAAATGAAAAGTGTCAAGTCTCAAACTATATAGGGGAGAACCCAAACTTTGTGGAGTATGCCCTAAAGCAATTTGATTTTAACTCTTTTAAAAAATTTTGCAAAACTATAGGTTTGTATCTGGATATAAAAGAAGAGGGCAAAGTTTACCCTCTCTCAAATGAGGCAAAATCAGTTACAACTCTGCTTCAAAGTGAACTAAATAGTTTGGGAATAAAACTAATTTTAGAGACAAAAATAATTGCGATAAAAAAAGAGAATGGTAAATTTATAGTTGTATCAGAAGATAAAGAGTTTAAAGATTATGACAAAGTTCTAATAAGCTCAGGTTTAGCCGCAGCTCCACAGTTAAATGCCACAGAAGATGGAGTTGATATTGCCTCAAGTTTTGGGCACTCTTTTAATCCTACATACCCTTCACTTGTGGGACTTCATACAAATTTTGAGTATAACAGTAGATTACAAGGTGTAAAAAAAGAGGCTAATGTAACACTTTTTATTGATGGACAAAAGGAGCAAGAGATAACAGGAGATGTGCTTTTTACAAAGTATGGACTCTCAGGTTTTGCTATTTTGGATATTTCCCAATATGCAGTACCACCTCTTCTTTTTTATCAAGATGTACAAGTTTCAATAAATCTTTTTCCAAACTATAGTAGAAATGAGGTTTTAGGAATGCTTGAATCTCTGTTTAACTCTTCAAAAGATAAAGAGGCAGTGGAACTTTTAGTGGGAATTGTCTCAAATAAACTAGCTCCTATTATCTTTGATATTTGCAAAATTGAAAAAAATTTGAAGGCTAATGAAATAAATGCAAAACAAATTAGAGCAATAGTAAATACCCTTACAAATAACAGATTTAAAGTTACTGATACTCAAGGTTTTAAACACGCTGAGGCTAGTGGTGGTGGCATTAGAACTGATGAGGTGGATAATAAAACTTATGAGAGCAAAAAGTGTGAAGGGCTTTATTTTGCAGGTGAGGTTTTGGATATTGTAGGAAATCGTGGGGGATATAATCTACAGTTTGCTTGGGCTAGTGGGTTTTTAGCTGGAAAGTCACTTGCAAAAGGAAAATAG
- a CDS encoding MFS transporter: MREYSKVIISSFLVILACLGLGRFAFGMILPNMQESLALSTTQVGFIGTANFIGYFAGIFFANHLYTKYSTYKLVFITLVLQAVSMALMVVFNNYLIISFLYTFSGFFSAIANIAIMAHMANVIPKNIRGKALGIVVGGNGLAIIISGQITPFVEQFVDNAPWRTAWLIFSIVLIFIAFFSQPGIKKHTKHELPEIKVSSKKYFFIPSFWKISSLYMIFGFTNSIYVTYAVKTVITQYHITSSLSGDFWALLGFTSIFSGFLFGIVADKFGAYKALIFVFILQTLAHFTLTINVDSYIIWFSAVMLGISVWCIPSLIILLTSIHFDVKRAAQIISLVTILFALCQAFGPVVAGYLHDITGSFSLIFLLTSLMALTATILSIIFSRQKIKQIH, from the coding sequence TTGAGAGAGTACAGCAAAGTAATAATCTCATCTTTTCTAGTTATTCTAGCTTGTTTAGGGCTTGGAAGATTTGCTTTTGGAATGATTTTGCCAAATATGCAAGAGTCTTTAGCTTTATCAACTACTCAAGTTGGTTTTATTGGAACTGCAAACTTTATTGGATACTTTGCAGGTATCTTTTTTGCAAATCATCTATATACAAAATATAGCACATACAAACTGGTATTTATAACTTTAGTTTTACAAGCAGTCTCAATGGCTTTGATGGTTGTTTTTAATAACTATCTTATTATCTCATTTTTATATACCTTTAGTGGATTTTTCTCTGCTATTGCAAATATTGCTATTATGGCTCATATGGCAAATGTTATTCCCAAAAATATTAGAGGAAAAGCTTTAGGAATAGTTGTTGGAGGAAATGGTTTAGCAATTATTATATCTGGACAAATTACCCCTTTTGTAGAGCAGTTTGTAGATAATGCCCCATGGAGAACTGCTTGGTTAATTTTCTCAATTGTTTTAATCTTCATTGCCTTTTTTTCACAACCAGGAATAAAAAAACATACAAAACATGAACTTCCTGAGATAAAAGTTTCATCTAAAAAATACTTTTTTATTCCCTCTTTTTGGAAAATCAGCTCTTTATATATGATATTTGGATTTACCAACTCTATTTATGTAACTTATGCTGTAAAAACTGTTATCACTCAATATCATATTACAAGTTCCCTATCTGGTGATTTTTGGGCTCTTTTGGGATTTACAAGTATTTTTTCAGGCTTTCTTTTTGGAATAGTTGCAGATAAATTCGGAGCCTATAAAGCTCTAATTTTTGTATTTATTTTACAAACACTTGCCCACTTTACTTTAACAATAAATGTTGATAGTTATATCATATGGTTTAGCGCAGTAATGTTAGGGATCTCTGTTTGGTGTATTCCTTCACTTATTATTCTTCTAACTTCTATTCATTTTGATGTTAAAAGAGCCGCACAGATTATCTCATTGGTAACTATACTTTTTGCCCTATGCCAAGCCTTTGGACCAGTTGTTGCTGGATATTTGCATGATATAACAGGTAGTTTTTCTCTTATATTTTTGTTAACCTCTTTAATGGCTTTAACTGCTACAATATTATCAATAATATTTTCACGGCAAAAAATAAAACAGATTCATTAG
- a CDS encoding DUF4405 domain-containing protein: MNLKKITSLTMLLSMFFMTFTGLILFIAPPGRVANWSNWQILGLSKHDYAYIHSTFMVLFIIMTILHLFYNWKPITSYMRNSLKQMVVFTKDMLVAVVLTLLFLIGSIVQFPPFSNFLSFGDSLKNSWEKDYGTAPYSHAELSSLKNFAKQQGYDLTKCEEILKTNNFKYETSQSLAQIAAINAVSPQYLFDLLSKSFQKEGEKTIPLTGLGRKTITEVAQTLQITPEEFILQLKSIGIEAQEDEKFKSVVEKYDLSPMDVMTKLGYKK; the protein is encoded by the coding sequence ATGAATCTCAAAAAAATAACTTCACTTACAATGCTTTTGTCAATGTTTTTTATGACATTTACAGGACTTATTCTTTTTATTGCACCTCCTGGTAGAGTTGCAAACTGGTCAAACTGGCAGATTTTAGGTTTGAGTAAACATGACTATGCTTATATTCACTCAACTTTTATGGTGCTATTTATAATAATGACAATTCTGCATCTATTTTATAACTGGAAACCAATAACAAGTTATATGAGAAATAGTCTAAAACAGATGGTGGTTTTTACAAAAGATATGTTAGTAGCAGTTGTATTAACTCTACTTTTTTTAATTGGTTCAATTGTTCAATTTCCTCCTTTTTCAAACTTTTTATCTTTTGGAGATAGCCTTAAAAACTCTTGGGAGAAAGATTATGGAACAGCTCCATATTCACATGCAGAACTCTCATCTTTAAAAAATTTTGCAAAACAACAAGGGTATGATTTGACAAAATGTGAAGAGATATTAAAAACAAATAATTTTAAATATGAAACTTCACAAAGCCTAGCACAAATTGCAGCAATAAATGCGGTAAGTCCACAATATCTCTTTGATCTTTTAAGTAAAAGTTTCCAAAAAGAGGGTGAAAAGACCATACCTCTAACAGGACTTGGAAGAAAAACTATAACAGAGGTTGCCCAAACACTTCAAATAACTCCAGAAGAGTTTATTTTGCAATTAAAAAGTATTGGAATAGAAGCCCAAGAGGATGAAAAATTTAAAAGTGTAGTTGAAAAATATGATTTGAGTCCAATGGATGTAATGACAAAACTAGGGTATAAAAAATAG
- a CDS encoding HAD family hydrolase, translating to MKAKAVIFDMDGTILNSLEDIAISSNIVLKEFNLPTHKIEDYKNFVGGGVQILLDNCTPKDISQELYKKVFERFKEVYENNVHNRTKPYEGIYELLKELKRREIKMGILSNKMHDFTLKYYEKFFMDFNMQEVHGQKSHIPKKPHPMGATLIAKSFNLEPSQILFVGDSDVDMQTAKAAGMISVGVAWGFRGIEELIEHGANHIVKTPNDILNLLE from the coding sequence ATGAAAGCAAAAGCAGTAATTTTTGATATGGATGGCACTATTTTAAACTCCCTAGAAGATATTGCCATTAGCTCAAATATAGTCTTAAAAGAGTTTAATCTTCCAACACATAAAATAGAGGATTATAAAAATTTTGTTGGTGGAGGTGTTCAAATATTACTTGACAACTGTACACCAAAAGATATATCACAAGAGTTGTATAAAAAAGTCTTTGAAAGATTTAAAGAGGTTTATGAAAACAATGTTCATAACAGAACTAAACCCTATGAAGGGATATATGAACTTCTAAAAGAGCTAAAAAGAAGAGAGATAAAAATGGGTATTTTATCAAATAAAATGCACGATTTTACCCTTAAATATTATGAAAAGTTTTTTATGGATTTTAATATGCAAGAGGTACATGGACAAAAAAGTCATATTCCTAAAAAACCCCACCCAATGGGAGCAACACTTATTGCAAAAAGTTTTAACTTAGAGCCTTCACAAATACTCTTTGTGGGAGATAGTGATGTGGATATGCAAACAGCCAAAGCTGCTGGAATGATAAGTGTTGGAGTAGCTTGGGGATTTAGAGGAATAGAAGAGTTGATAGAACATGGTGCCAACCATATAGTAAAAACTCCAAATGATATTCTAAACCTTTTGGAGTAA
- a CDS encoding O-acetylhomoserine aminocarboxypropyltransferase/cysteine synthase family protein, whose amino-acid sequence MQKDTIAVHAGYNNKEGWGTMNVPIAQTTAYAFRDAEHAANLFALKELGSIYTRLTNPTTDVLEQRFAQLEGGAGAICVASGQSAIFYAIVNVAEAGDNILISDKLYGGAVTLLTHTIKRFGISAKIFKSDDASNLEEQIDDKTKAIFFESLSNPQIAIADIDKIVEIAKRKGVLTVCDNTVASAALFNPIKFGVDVVVHSTSKYTNGQGSAIGGIVVERDGLADFFKQNSKRYYHFNEPDESYHGLVYTEVPLPNFCLRIRLALLRDIGATQSPYNSWLLLQTIETLDIRMEKHSKSALEVAKFLETHPKVKAVNYPGLESSPYYKKAQKYFKDGKASGLISFEVEDYDTAKKVIDSAKLFSVVVNIGDSKSLIVHPASTTHSQLSETELKKAGVNPTTIRLSIGLENPLDLIEDLKLALK is encoded by the coding sequence ATGCAAAAAGATACTATTGCAGTTCATGCAGGATACAATAATAAAGAGGGATGGGGAACAATGAATGTTCCTATTGCTCAAACAACTGCGTATGCCTTTAGAGATGCTGAACATGCAGCAAATCTTTTTGCTCTAAAAGAGTTAGGATCAATTTATACAAGATTGACAAATCCTACAACAGATGTTTTAGAACAAAGATTTGCACAACTTGAAGGTGGAGCAGGAGCTATTTGTGTTGCAAGTGGACAATCTGCAATTTTTTATGCAATTGTTAATGTGGCAGAGGCTGGAGACAATATTTTAATTTCAGATAAACTTTATGGTGGGGCTGTAACACTTCTTACCCACACTATAAAAAGATTTGGAATTAGTGCAAAAATATTTAAAAGTGATGATGCTTCAAATTTAGAAGAGCAAATTGATGATAAAACAAAAGCTATCTTTTTTGAATCATTATCTAATCCACAAATTGCAATTGCTGATATTGACAAGATTGTAGAGATTGCAAAAAGAAAAGGTGTTTTAACTGTTTGTGATAATACTGTTGCAAGTGCGGCTTTGTTTAATCCAATAAAATTTGGAGTAGATGTTGTTGTTCATTCAACTTCAAAATATACAAATGGTCAAGGAAGTGCAATTGGTGGAATTGTTGTTGAAAGAGATGGTTTAGCAGATTTCTTTAAACAAAATAGTAAAAGATATTATCACTTTAATGAGCCTGATGAATCATATCATGGTCTAGTTTATACAGAAGTTCCATTACCTAACTTTTGTCTAAGAATTAGATTAGCTCTTTTAAGAGATATTGGAGCAACACAATCTCCATATAACTCTTGGTTACTTTTACAAACTATTGAGACTTTAGATATTAGAATGGAAAAACACTCTAAAAGTGCCCTTGAAGTTGCAAAATTTTTAGAGACTCATCCAAAGGTAAAAGCTGTTAATTACCCAGGATTAGAATCAAGTCCATATTATAAAAAAGCTCAAAAATATTTCAAAGATGGTAAAGCTTCTGGTCTTATCTCTTTTGAAGTAGAAGATTATGATACAGCTAAAAAAGTTATTGATAGTGCAAAACTATTCAGTGTTGTTGTAAATATTGGAGATAGTAAATCTTTGATTGTTCACCCTGCTTCAACTACTCACTCACAACTAAGTGAAACTGAGCTAAAAAAAGCTGGTGTAAATCCTACAACAATTAGGTTATCAATTGGATTGGAAAATCCTCTTGATTTAATAGAAGATTTAAAATTAGCGTTAAAATAA